The following are encoded together in the Brassica napus cultivar Da-Ae chromosome A9, Da-Ae, whole genome shotgun sequence genome:
- the LOC106413694 gene encoding elongation factor 1-alpha 1 translates to MGKEKFHINIVVIGHVDSGKSTTTGHLIYKLGGIDKRVIERFEKEAAEMNKRSFKYAWVLDKLKAERERGITIDIALWKFETTKYYCTVIDAPGHRDFIKNMITGTSQADCAVLIIDSTTGGFEAGISKDGQTREHALLAFTLGVKQMICCCNKMDATTPKYSKARYDEIIKEVSSYLKKVGYNPDKIPFVPISGFEGDNMIERSTNLDWYKGPTLLEALDQINEPKRPSDKPLRLPLQDVYKIGGIGTVPVGRVETGMLKPGMVVTFAPSGLTTEVKSVEMHHESLVEALPGDNVGFNVKNVAVKDLKRGYVASNSKDDPAKGAANFTSQVIIMNHPGQIGNGYAPVLDCHTSHIAVKFSEILTKIDRRSGKEIEKEPKFLKNGDAGMVKMTPTKPMVVETFSEYPPLGRFAVRDMRQTVAVGVIKSVDKKDPTGAKVTKAAVKKGAK, encoded by the exons ATGGGTAAAGAGAAGTTTCACATCAACATTGTGGTCATTGGTCATGTCGACTCTGGAAAATCGACCACCACTGGTCACTTGATCTACAAGCTTGGTGGTATTGACAAGCGTGTGATTGAGAGGTTCGAGAAGGAGGCTGCTGAGATGAACAAGAGGTCTTTCAAGTATGCGTGGGTGTTGGACAAACTGAAGGCTGAGCGTGAGCGTGGTATCACCATTGACATTGCTCTTTGGAAGTTTGAGACCACCAAGTACTACTGCACTGTCATTGATGCTCCTGGACATCGTGATTTCATTAAGAACATGATTACTGGTACCTCCCAGGCTGATTGTGCTGTCCTCATCATTGACTCCACCACCGGCGGGTTTGAAGCTGGTATCTCCAAGGATGGTCAGACCCGTGAGCATGCTCTTCTTGCTTTCACCCTTGGTGTCAAGCAGATGATTTGCTGCTGTAACAAG ATGGATGCTACTACCCCTAAGTACTCCAAGGCTAGGTACGATGAGATTATCAAGGAGGTGTCTTCATACCTGAAGAAGGTTGGATACAACCCTGACAAAATCCCATTCGTCCCCATCTCTGGGTTCGAAGGTGACAACATGATTGAGAGGTCCACCAACCTTGACTGGTACAAGGgaccaactctccttgaagcaCTTGACCAGATCAACGAGCCCAAGAGGCCATCAGACAAGCCCCTCCGTCTCCCACTTCAGGATGTCTACAAGATCGGTGGTATTGGAACGGTGCCAGTGGGTCGTGTTGAGACGGGTATGCTAAAGCCTGGTATGGTTGTGACCTTTGCTCCTTCAGGGTTGACCACTGAGGTTAAGTCTGTTGAGATGCACCACGAGTCTCTTGTGGAGGCACTTCCAGGTGACAACGTGGGATTCAATGTCAAGAACGTTGCTGTCAAGGATCTCAAGCGTGGGTATGTTGCATCCAACTCCAAGGATGATCCAGCAAAGGGTGCTGCCAACTTCACCTCCCAGGTCATCATCATGAACCACCCTGGTCAGATTGGTAACGGTTACGCTCCAGTTCTCGACTGCCACACTTCCCACATTGCCGTCAAGTTCTCTGAGATCCTCACCAAGATTGACAGGCGTTCTGGTAAAGAGATCGAGAAGGAGCCTAAGTTCTTGAAGAATGGTGACGCTGGTATGGTGAAGATGACTCCAACCAAGCCCATGGTTGTTGAGACCTTCTCTGAGTACCCACCCCTTGGACGTTTTGCCGTGAGGGACATGAGGCAGACTGTTGCAGTCGGTGTTATCAAGAGCGTTGACAAGAAGGACCCAACCGGAGCCAAGGTTACCAAGGCTGCCGTCAAGAAGGGTGCCAAGTGA
- the LOC106420064 gene encoding elongation factor 1-alpha 1 has product MGKEKFHINIVVIGHVDSGKSTTTGHLIYKLGGIDKRVIERFEKEAAEMNKRSFKYAWVLDKLKAERERGITIDIALWKFETTKYYCTVIDAPGHRDFIKNMITGTSQADCAVLIIDSTTGGFEAGISKDGQTREHALLAFTLGVKQMICCCNKMDATTPKYSKARYDEIIKEVSSYLKKVGYNPDKIPFVPISGFEGDNMIERSTNLDWYKGPTLLEALDQINEPKRPSDKPLRLPLQDVYKIGGIGTVPVGRVETGMLKPGMVVTFAPSGLTTEVKSVEMHHESLVEALPGDNVGFNVKNVAVKDLKRGYVASNSKDDPAKGAANFTSQVIIMNHPGQIGNGYAPVLDCHTSHIAVKFSEILTKIDRRSGKEIEKEPKFLKNGDAGMVKMTPTKPMVVETFSEYPPLGRFAVRDMRQTVAVGVIKSVDKKDPTGAKVTKAAVKKGAK; this is encoded by the exons ATGGGTAAAGAGAAGTTTCACATCAACATTGTGGTCATCGGCCACGTCGACTCTGGAAAGTCAACCACCACTGGTCACTTGATCTACAAGCTTGGTGGTATTGACAAGCGTGTGATTGAGAGGTTCGAGAAGGAGGCTGCTGAGATGAACAAGAGGTCTTTCAAGTATGCGTGGGTGTTGGACAAACTTAAGGCTGAGCGTGAGCGTGGTATCACCATTGACATTGCTCTCTGGAAGTTTGAGACCACCAAGTACTACTGCACTGTCATTGATGCTCCTGGACATCGTGATTTCATCAAGAACATGATTACTGGTACCTCCCAGGCTGATTGTGCTGTCCTCATCATTGACTCCACCACCGGTGGTTTTGAAGCTGGTATCTCCAAGGATGGTCAGACCCGTGAGCATGCTCTTCTTGCTTTCACCCTTGGTGTCAAGCAGATGATTTGCTGCTGTAACAAG ATGGATGCTACTACTCCTAAGTACTCCAAGGCCAGGTACGATGAGATCATCAAGGAGGTGTCTTCCTACTTGAAGAAGGTTGGATACAACCCTGACAAAATCCCATTCGTCCCCATCTCTGGATTTGAGGGTGACAACATGATTGAGAGGTCCACCAACCTTGACTGGTACAAGGGACCAACTCTCCTTGAGGCACTTGACCAGATCAACGAGCCAAAGAGGCCCTCAGACAAGCCCCTTCGTCTCCCACTTCAGGATGTCTACAAGATTGGTGGTATTGGAACGGTGCCCGTGGGTCGTGTTGAGACTGGTATGCTCAAGCCTGGTATGGTTGTGACCTTCGCTCCTTCAGGGTTGACCACTGAGGTGAAGTCTGTTGAAATGCACCACGAGTCTCTTGTGGAGGCACTTCCAGGTGACAACGTCGGATTCAACGTCAAGAATGTTGCTGTGAAGGATCTCAAGCGTGGGTACGTTGCATCCAACTCCAAGGATGACCCTGCTAAGGGTGCTGCTAACTTCACTTCCCAGGTCATCATCATGAACCACCCTGGTCAGATTGGTAACGGTTACGCTCCAGTTCTTGACTGCCACACCTCCCACATTGCCGTCAAGTTCTCTGAGATCCTCACGAAGATTGACAGGCGTTCTGGAAAAGAGATCGAGAAGGAGCCCAAGTTCTTGAAGAATGGTGACGCTGGTATGGTGAAGATGACTCCAACCAAGCCCATGGTTGTTGAGACCTTCTCCGAGTACCCACCCCTTGGACGTTTCGCTGTTAGGGACATGAGGCAGACTGTTGCAGTCGGTGTCATCAAGAGCGTTGACAAGAAGGACCCAACGGGAGCCAAGGTGACCAAGGCTGCCGTCAAGAAGGGTGCCAAGTGA
- the LOC106420010 gene encoding chromatin accessibility complex protein 1 — translation MVSSKKPNQEKKPKSDGVNKAGGGNTRSSGSKPKKKNTNVQANVKKEPEVHEISESSSSDSVEETRRDEPMKSNGGGVEDAKMIRFPMNRIRRIMRSDNSAPQIMQDAVFLVNKATELFIERFSGEAYESSVQDKKKFIHYKHLSSVVSNSERYEFLADCVPEKVKAEVALEEWEKSMTDAG, via the exons ATGGTGTCGTCGAAGAAACCGAACCAGGAGAAGAAGCCGAAGAGCGATGGCGTCAACAAAGCTGGTGGTGGTAACACACGCAGCTCCGGTTCCaaaccgaagaagaagaataccAACGTACAGGCCAATGTGAAGAAGGAGCCGGAGGTTCACGAGATCTCGGAATCTTCGAGCAGCGACTCCGTAGAAGAAACGAGACGTGATGAGCCGATGAAAAGCAATGGCGGAGGAGTGGAAGACGCTAAGATGATTAGGTTTCCGATGAATAGGATCCGGAGGATAATGAGAAGCGATAACTCTGCTCCTCAGATCATGCAGGACGCCGTGTTTCTTGTCAACAAGGCCACG GAATTGTTCATTGAGCGGTTTTCTGGAGAAGCTTATGAAAGTTCTGTACAGGACAAAAAGAAATTCATTCACTACAAACATCTCT CATCTGTAGTGAGTAACAGTGAGAGATACGAGTTCCTTGCGG ATTGTGTTCCTGAGAAAGTAAAAGCAGAGGTCGCGTTGGAAGAATGGGAAAAAAGCATGACAGATGCAGGCTGA
- the LOC106420192 gene encoding serine/threonine-protein phosphatase 6 regulatory subunit 3-like isoform X1, translating into MFWKLTSLSASSPVETILDKESFTLEELLDEEEIIQECKALNSRLINFLRDKAQVEQLLRYIVEESPDDADSKRAFKFPFISCEIFTCEIDVILKSLVEDDELMDLLFSFLEPNRSHSALLAGYFSKVVICLMVRKTAAVMNYVKGNQNVLRRLVDLIGITSIMEVLVRLVGADDHVYPNFLDMMQWLADSNLLEMIVDKLKPSSPAEVQANAAETLCAISRNAPSALATQLSSSSFVARIFGHALEDSHSKSGLVHSLSVCTSLLDPRKPAASSSSMFSSYRGQHMFESHVPVSQETIDAMLPKLSDLLKLLTVASDSKVLPTTYGELRPPLGKHRLKIVEFIAVLLRTGSEAAEKELISSGTIKRTLDLFFEYPYNNALHHQVESIILSCLESNSDLMVNYIVRECNLIGKFLASDRDSNLSSDSQHTVAATGKKVPRVGYIGHVTRILNKIGLLSNSNGKIKEYLQENSEWSEWQGSVLQERNTVENVNRWGCGRPATVQDRTRDSDEEDRDYDVAALANNLSQAFRYKMYGNDDNEEDHHNALDRDDDDVYFDDESAEVVISSLRLGDDQGSLFTNSDWFTFQDNTFGSTPPDTTGSNTIEDAELNRAFNGNTSSSDYDEVVVGEEDDDLTRSPEESPMGFFDFNTLDKSEEAFAEQPPEWVGWGETSSEMQVSGTGLNPFIDDDDDTPMHEVKTEPVIQNGSERSLFEKEYVGVEAEGTEKAMEQAIKEGIVGEAGAMKRNMEMVEDDQKSEESLGVKEFNDNNYWKVNQEVGVLESKETA; encoded by the exons ATGTTCTGGAAGCTCACCTCCCTCTCTGCCTCATCTCCT GTGGAGACTATACTAGACAAAGAAAGTTTCACCTTGGAAGAGCTTCTTGACGAGGAAGAGATTATTCAAGAATGCAAGGCTTTGAATAGCCGCCTCATTAATTT TCTAAGGGATAAAGCTCAAGTGGAGCAGTTGTTGCGGTACATTGTGGAAGAGTCTCCAGATGATGCTGATAGTAAACGTGCTTTCAA GTTCCCATTCATCTCCTGCGAAATATTCACATGTGAAATTGATGTTATTCTCAAATCTCTGGTGGAGGATGATGAA CTGATGGACTTGCTATTTTCCTTTTTAGAACCAAATCGTTCTCATAGTGCATTGCTGGCAGGCTATTTCAGCAAG GTCGTCATTTGCCTTATGGTCAGGAAGACTGCAGCGGTTATGAATTATGTAAAA GGGAATCAAAATGTTTTACGCCGGTTGGTTGATTTGATTGGAATAACATCCATCATGGAG GTTCTAGTTCGCTTGGTGGGGGCTGATGATCACGTCTACCCCAACTTTCTAGATATGATGCAATGGTTGGCGGATAGCAATTTACTTGAAATGATTGTGGACAAACTTAAACCATCT AGTCCTGCGGAGGTTCAAGCAAATGCAGCAGAAACACTATGTGCAATTTCTCGGAATGCACCGTCAGCTTTAGCTACACAGCTCTCTAGCTCTAG CTTCGTTGCTAGGATATTTGGTCATGCTCTTGAAGACTCACACTCAAAATCGGGTCTAGTTCATTCGCTTTCAGTATGCACCTCTCTGTTGGATCCGAGGAAACCTGCTGCGTCATCATCGTCCATGTTCAGTTCTTATAGAGGTCAACACATGTTCGAGTCTCATGTCCCAGTGTCCCAGGAGACTATTGATGCCATGCTGCCTAAACTCA GCGACTTGCTTAAGCTTCTCACTGTAGCATCTGACAGCAAAGTGTTGCCTACAACATATGGTGAACTGAGACCTCCTCTTGGAAAGCATCGTCTAAAG ATTGTGGAGTTTATTGCAGTTTTGTTGAGAACTGGAAGTGAAGCTGCAGAGAAGGAGTTAATTAGTTCAGGAACAATTAAAAGAACACTTGATCTGTTTTTTGA GTATCCATACAACAACGCTCTGCATCATCAAGTGGAGAGTATAATACTTTCATGTTTGGAAAGCAATAGCGATTTGATGGTTAACTATATCGTTAGAGAATGCAATCTCATTGGAAAGTTCCTCGCTTCAGACAGGGACTCAAATCTCTCAAGTGATAGCCAG CACACTGTAGCCGCCACTGGGAAAAAAGTCCCTCGAGTCGGATATATTGGACATGTCACaagaatattaaataaaattggaCTGTTGAGTAACAGCAACGGCAAGATAAAGGAATACCTTCAG GAAAACAGCGAGTGGAGTGAGTGGCAAGGTAGTGTTCTACAGGAGCGCAACACTGTTGAGAATGTCAACAGATGGGGATGCGG GCGTCCAGCTACAGTACAAGATAGGACAAGAGATAGCGATGAGGAAGACAGGGATTACGATGTTGCAGCTCTGGCCAATAATTTAAGCCAAGCTTTTAGATACAAAATGTATGGAAACGATGACAACGAAGAGGACCACCACAATGCTCTCGACAGAGATGATGAT GATGTTTACTTCGATGATGAATCTGCTGAAGTAGTAATCTCTTCCTTAAGGCTCGGTGATGACCAAGGAAG CTTGTTTACAAATTCGGATTGGTTCACATTCCAAGACAACACATTCGGCAGCACGCCCCCTGACACAACAGGTTCTAATACCATAGAGGACGCTGAACTGAACAGAGCGTTCAATGGCAACACTAGCAGCAGTGACTACGACGAGGTTGTTGTTggagaagaagacgatgatCTAACCAGGAGTCCAGAGGAGAGTCCAATGGGGTTCTTCGACTTCAACACGTTGGATAAAAGCGAAGAAGCTTTTGCAGAACAGCCACCTGAATGGGTTGGGTGGGGAGAAACATCATCCGAGATGCAAGTGAGTGGCACTGGTCTGAACCCAttcattgatgatgatgatgacacaCCGATGCATGAGGTAAAAACCGAACCAGTAATTCAAAACGGGTCAGAAAGATCGCTGTTCGAGAAGGAGTATGTGGGAGTTGAAGCAGAAGGGACAGAGAAAGCGATGGAGCAGGCGATAAAAGAAGGGATAGTAGGGGAAGCTGGAGCAATGAAGAGGAACATGGAGATGGTTGAGGACGACCAAAAGTCTGAGGAAAGTTTGGGAGTGAAGGAGTTCAACGATAACAACTACTGGAAAGTGAATCAAGAAGTTGGAGTTCTTGagtcaaaagaaacagcctga
- the LOC106420192 gene encoding serine/threonine-protein phosphatase 6 regulatory subunit 3-like isoform X2 → MFWKLTSLSASSPVETILDKESFTLEELLDEEEIIQECKALNSRLINFLRDKAQVEQLLRYIVEESPDDADSKRAFKFPFISCEIFTCEIDVILKSLVEDDELMDLLFSFLEPNRSHSALLAGYFSKVVICLMVRKTAAVMNYVKGNQNVLRRLVDLIGITSIMEVLVRLVGADDHVYPNFLDMMQWLADSNLLEMIVDKLKPSSPAEVQANAAETLCAISRNAPSALATQLSSSSFVARIFGHALEDSHSKSGLVHSLSVCTSLLDPRKPAASSSSMFSSYRGQHMFESHVPVSQETIDAMLPKLSDLLKLLTVASDSKVLPTTYGELRPPLGKHRLKIVEFIAVLLRTGSEAAEKELISSGTIKRTLDLFFEYPYNNALHHQVESIILSCLESNSDLMVNYIVRECNLIGKFLASDRDSNLSSDSQHTVAATGKKVPRVGYIGHVTRILNKIGLLSNSNGKIKEYLQENSEWSEWQGSVLQERNTVENVNRWGCGRPATVQDRTRDSDEEDRDYDVAALANNLSQAFRYKMYGNDDNEEDHHNALDRDDDDVYFDDESAEVVISSLRLGDDQACLQIRIGSHSKTTHSAARPLTQQVLIP, encoded by the exons ATGTTCTGGAAGCTCACCTCCCTCTCTGCCTCATCTCCT GTGGAGACTATACTAGACAAAGAAAGTTTCACCTTGGAAGAGCTTCTTGACGAGGAAGAGATTATTCAAGAATGCAAGGCTTTGAATAGCCGCCTCATTAATTT TCTAAGGGATAAAGCTCAAGTGGAGCAGTTGTTGCGGTACATTGTGGAAGAGTCTCCAGATGATGCTGATAGTAAACGTGCTTTCAA GTTCCCATTCATCTCCTGCGAAATATTCACATGTGAAATTGATGTTATTCTCAAATCTCTGGTGGAGGATGATGAA CTGATGGACTTGCTATTTTCCTTTTTAGAACCAAATCGTTCTCATAGTGCATTGCTGGCAGGCTATTTCAGCAAG GTCGTCATTTGCCTTATGGTCAGGAAGACTGCAGCGGTTATGAATTATGTAAAA GGGAATCAAAATGTTTTACGCCGGTTGGTTGATTTGATTGGAATAACATCCATCATGGAG GTTCTAGTTCGCTTGGTGGGGGCTGATGATCACGTCTACCCCAACTTTCTAGATATGATGCAATGGTTGGCGGATAGCAATTTACTTGAAATGATTGTGGACAAACTTAAACCATCT AGTCCTGCGGAGGTTCAAGCAAATGCAGCAGAAACACTATGTGCAATTTCTCGGAATGCACCGTCAGCTTTAGCTACACAGCTCTCTAGCTCTAG CTTCGTTGCTAGGATATTTGGTCATGCTCTTGAAGACTCACACTCAAAATCGGGTCTAGTTCATTCGCTTTCAGTATGCACCTCTCTGTTGGATCCGAGGAAACCTGCTGCGTCATCATCGTCCATGTTCAGTTCTTATAGAGGTCAACACATGTTCGAGTCTCATGTCCCAGTGTCCCAGGAGACTATTGATGCCATGCTGCCTAAACTCA GCGACTTGCTTAAGCTTCTCACTGTAGCATCTGACAGCAAAGTGTTGCCTACAACATATGGTGAACTGAGACCTCCTCTTGGAAAGCATCGTCTAAAG ATTGTGGAGTTTATTGCAGTTTTGTTGAGAACTGGAAGTGAAGCTGCAGAGAAGGAGTTAATTAGTTCAGGAACAATTAAAAGAACACTTGATCTGTTTTTTGA GTATCCATACAACAACGCTCTGCATCATCAAGTGGAGAGTATAATACTTTCATGTTTGGAAAGCAATAGCGATTTGATGGTTAACTATATCGTTAGAGAATGCAATCTCATTGGAAAGTTCCTCGCTTCAGACAGGGACTCAAATCTCTCAAGTGATAGCCAG CACACTGTAGCCGCCACTGGGAAAAAAGTCCCTCGAGTCGGATATATTGGACATGTCACaagaatattaaataaaattggaCTGTTGAGTAACAGCAACGGCAAGATAAAGGAATACCTTCAG GAAAACAGCGAGTGGAGTGAGTGGCAAGGTAGTGTTCTACAGGAGCGCAACACTGTTGAGAATGTCAACAGATGGGGATGCGG GCGTCCAGCTACAGTACAAGATAGGACAAGAGATAGCGATGAGGAAGACAGGGATTACGATGTTGCAGCTCTGGCCAATAATTTAAGCCAAGCTTTTAGATACAAAATGTATGGAAACGATGACAACGAAGAGGACCACCACAATGCTCTCGACAGAGATGATGAT GATGTTTACTTCGATGATGAATCTGCTGAAGTAGTAATCTCTTCCTTAAGGCTCGGTGATGACCAAG CTTGTTTACAAATTCGGATTGGTTCACATTCCAAGACAACACATTCGGCAGCACGCCCCCTGACACAACAGGTTCTAATACCATAG
- the LOC106420059 gene encoding uncharacterized protein LOC106420059: MAIVEEPILSRLDRIDFMVRKLEEMKGSSSPSTPSSGRTHTSSLDLSSPRRSTGKKHQCRSMEQVMEETKRKGTFLERLNNVEEQVLKLCSHYEEEFKEDKEKKTKKKKKGLRKLVDKVVGPSSPTTNHSNSWRR; the protein is encoded by the coding sequence ATGGCTATAGTGGAAGAACCCATCCTTTCGAGATTGGACCGTATTGATTTCATGGTGAGGAAGCTAGAGGAGATGAAAGGAAGCTCGAGTCCATCGACTCCATCGAGTGGCCGGACTCATACATCTTCACTGGATCTGTCTTCACCGAGGAGGAGCACAGGGAAAAAACATCAGTGCCGTTCGATGGAGCAAGTGATGGAGGAGACTAAACGTAAAGGAACGTTTCTAGAGAGACTAAACAACGTGGAGGAGCAAGTTCTCAAGCTCTGTTCACACTACGAGGAAGAGTTTAAGGAGGataaggagaagaagacaaagaagaagaagaaagggttGAGGAAGCTGGTTGATAAAGTTGTTGGACCTTCTTCTCCCACTACTAATCACTCCAATAGCTGGCGCCGCTAG